From the Oryzias latipes chromosome 22, ASM223467v1 genome, one window contains:
- the LOC111946874 gene encoding V-type proton ATPase subunit C 1-B-like, with product MADFWLISVPLDKTTSASVEKLKRAITKAQLCSNWKFSIPDLKVGVLDSLLSVSDNFSKLDTLTESVIKKTCQCMNEVMEPSEDKVHPNILVNGEPSRNQSNVPAQLKAYLTSLRVNMMKYVTKFQWDTAKYPPALPLSSLVDIIGKEVLQAETEFKSHASAYNSLKANLEHKLNEKLQTRSLHGIVSEDDFVVSEYLTTLLVVVSRDRYLQWERSYESLSLLVVPRSSRKLFEDGEGAVFSVTLFKRVVCEFKAKAQESKFIVREYCFDQEAREQQEIREYTILKREKYEIFVRWLMVNFSQLFIAWIHLKAIGVFVESVLRYGLPVNYQALLLQTDKKHSKKLRDTLSSLFKHLDPTASLKDVSCDIPGLCQEEYSSYICFPINTSML from the exons ATGGCAGACTTTTGGTTGATTTCTGTCCCTTTGGACAAGACTACTTCAGCAAGTGTGGAGAAACTCAAGCGTGCCATCACCAAAGCCCAGCTGTGCTCAAACTGGAAGTTTTCCATTCCAGATCTCAAG GTGGGAGTCCTTGACAGTCTGCTAAGTGTGTCGGACAATTTCTCCAAACTTGACACTCTGACTGAAAG tgtgataaaaaaaacatgccagtgTATGAATGAAGTGATGGAACCATCAGAAGACAAAGTCCATCCAAACATCTTGGTCAATGGAG AGCCCAGCAGAAATCAGAGTAACGTCCCAGCTCAGCTAAAAGCTTACCTCACATCTCTCAGGG ttaacaTGATGAAGTATGTGACCAAGTTTCAGTGGGACACAGCCAAGTACCCCCCTGCTTTGCCTCTCTCCAGCCTGGTAGACATCATCGGCAAG GAAGTTCTGCAAGCGGAGACTGAGTTCAAATCCCACGCTTCAGCATACAACAGCCTGAAAGCAAACCTTGAACACAAGCTCAA TGAGAAACTGCAAACTCGTAGTCTTCATGGAATTGTGAGCGAAGACGACTTTGTGGTCTCAGAGTACCTCACCACTCTGCTGGTAGTGGTGAGCAG AGACAGGTACTTGCAGTGGGAGAGGAGTTATGAATCCTTGTCACTGTTGGTTGTCCCGCGGTCTAGCAG GAAACTGTTTGAGGATGGAGAAGGGGCAGTCTTCTCAGTGACACTCTTTAAAAGAGTTGTGTGTGAATTCAAAGCCAAAGCTCAGGAGAGCAA GTTCATTGTGCGTGAGTATTGCTTTGATCAAGAGGCGAGGGAACAGCAGGAGATCAGGGAGTATACTATTCTCAAAAGAGAGAAATAC GAAATCTTTGTCCGCTGGCTGATGGTGAATTTCAGTCAGCTGTTCATTGCAtggattcatttgaaagcaATAGGAGTGTTTGTAGAATCAGTCCTAAG GTATGGATTACCCGTCAATTATCAGGCCCTTCTGCTGCAAACTGACAAGAAGCACTCCAAGAAGCTGAGAGACACTCTTTCCTCACTTTTTAAGCATCTGGACCCAACTGCCAGTCTGAAAGAT GTGAGTTGTGATATCCCAGGACTCTGCCAGGAGGAGTATTCTTCTTACATCTGCTTCCCCATCAACACCAGCATGCTGTag
- the mocs1 gene encoding molybdenum cofactor biosynthesis protein 1 isoform X1 — MANCMNRSFAVLNRHPSFRRFRRVFAQSGGIGSGGGGFRTYSSANHSKNEAQESTLTSPNFSAQLSSPRKATRTTAHGAQPGPEDRLTGDHVLPFSAFLTDSFGRRHNYLRISLTEKCNLRCQYCMPENGVKLTPRSQLLSTSEVVTIARLFVQEGVDKIRLTGGEPLIRPDLLDIIIELRKLDGLKTIAVTTNGINLAKLLPRLKEAGLDLINISLDTLAPAKFEFITRRKGFHRVMEGIDRAVELGYSPVKVNCVVMRGFNEDELLDFVRLTEKKPLEVRFIEYMPFDGNKWNFKKMVSYQEMLDRIKQQWPNLERLQTGHANTAKMFKVPGFEGHLGFISSMSDHFCGSCNRLRITADGNLKVCLFGNSEFSLRDILRCGASDEELLQVIGAAVGRKKKEHAGMFSISQMKNRPMILIATAKGLLPPAQWIEKTSLTLFHFKNDKFLLMSASPSHVCHSLRRQNLRKEAFLSLPGCTTLTHAALQICSITSGSGRSETFLRKEKPTVTNSLCSEFSNSVELGTGVIFSTYHSKTEKVETHTNNLKRCFLRKPGLPVFCTILMAANFSSTHYRVRLLHNQSSKSGTTVPFRNDRQNTHHEAETHLTHTDAQGRACMVDVGGKTPTRRTATACATVLLGPTAFRLLQDNRLVKGDALTVAQLAGIMASKQTSALIPLCHPLPLEHVSVAFELDELHNAVIVTTTCQTTSKTGVEMEALTSVSVAALTVYDMCKAVTPDIVITDIKLVHKTGGKTDFHHKEFKKP, encoded by the exons ATGGCGAACTGCATGAACAGGAGTTTCGCTGTTCTGAACAGACATCCCAGTTTCAGGCGGTTCCGGAGGGTCTTCGCTCAGAGCGGCGGCATtggcagcggcggcggcgggttCCGGACGTATTCCAGCGCGAACCACAGCAAGAATGAGGCGCAGGAGTCAACTTTAACCTCTCCGAACTTTTCTGCTCAACTTTCCTCCCCGAGGAAGGCGACCAGAACCACAGCCCATGGAGCGCAGCCTGGACCGGAG GACAGGCTGACAGGTGACCACGTTCTGCCCTTTTCCGCCTTTCTGACGGACAGCTTTGGCCGCAGACACAACTACCTCCGCATTTCCCTCACGGAGAAATGCAACCTTCGTT GTCAGTACTGCATGCCAGAAAATGGGGTCAAGCTCACACCACGGAGCCAGTTGCTGTCCACGTCTGAGGTGGTCACTATAGCTCGCCTCTTTGTTCAAGAGGGGGTGGACAAAATTCGCCTTACTGGAGGGGAGCCTCTGATCAGACCTGATCTTCTGGATATTATCA TTGAACTAAGGAAGCTGGATGGCCTAAAAACCATCGCTGTAACAACGAATGGAATTAATTTGGCTAAACTTTTGCCGAGACTGAAAGAAGCTGGTCTGGACCTTATTAACATCAGCCTGGACACCCTGGCCCCAGCAAAGTTTGAGTTTATCACCAGACGCAAAG gTTTCCACAGAGTGATGGAGGGCATTGACAGAGCCGTTGAACTGGGCTACTCTCCTGTCAAG GTCAACTGTGTTGTCATGCGAGGTTTCAACGAAGACGAGCTGCTAGATTTTGTCCGGCTAACAGAGAAAAAGCCACTGGAAGTGCGATTTATTGAGTACATGCCGTTTGACG GGAACAAGTGGAACTTTAAGAAGATGGTAAGTTACCAGGAGATGCTGGATCGCATAAAGCAGCAGTGGCCCAACCTGGAAAGGCTTCAAACTGGACATGCAAATACTGCCAAG ATGTTTAAAGTACCAGGCTTTGAAGGTCATTTGGGCTTCATATCCTCCATGTCTGACCATTTCTGTGGCTCCTGCAACCGTTTGCGAATCACTGCTGATGGAAACCTGAAG gtgtgtttgttcggaaACTCTGAATTCTCTCTTCGAGACATTCTGCGTTGTGGAGCATCTGACGAAGAGTTGCTGCAGGtgattggtgctgctgtgggcCGGAAGAAGAAAGAGCATGCAG GCATGTTCAGTATTTCCCAGATGAAGAACCGACCAATGATCCTTATTG CAACAGCCAAAGGTTTGCTGCCACCGGCACAGTGGATCGAGAAAACTTCCCTCActcttttccattttaaaaatgacaaatttctGTTGATGTCCGCTTCCCCGTCTCATGTATGCCACTCACTCAGGAGACAGAACCTCCGTAAAGAGGCTTTTTTGTCCCTTCCAGGCTGCACTACTTTAACTCATGCAGCCCTTCAGATCTGCTCTATAACCTCTGGGAGTGGAAGATCTGAGACGTTTCTCAGGAAAGAGAAACCCACTGTGACTAACAGTCTCTGCAGTGAATTCTCAAACTCTGTAGAGCTTGGGACTGGTGTCATTTTCAGCACCTATCACTCGAAGACTGAAAAGGTAGAGACGCATACAAATAATTTGAAGCGCTGTTTTCTCAGGAAGCCAGGACTCCCTGTGTTTTGCACAATACTAATGGCTGCCAACTTCAGCTCTACACACTACAGGGTTAGACTGCTGCACAACCAAAGCTCCAAGAGTGGCACCACTGTGCCTTTTAGAAACGACCGGCAGAACACTCACCATGAGGCTGAAACCCACTTGACTCACACAGATGCTCAGGGCCGAGCTTGCATGGTGGACGTCGGGGGAAAAACACCAACACGTCGAACAGCTACAGCCTGTGCCACAGTGCTGTTGGGCCCGACGGCCTTCCGCTTACTTCAAGACAACCGGCTGGTTAAAGGAGATGCTCTGACTGTGGCACAGCTGGCAGGCATCATGGCTTCAAAGCAGACATCAGCACTTATTCCACTGTGTCACCCCCTACCTTTGGAGCATGTTTCTGTCGCTTTTGAACTCGATGAGCTTCACAATGCTGTCATCGTCACGACAACATGTCAGACAACAAGTAAGACGGGGGTGGAGATGGAGGCACTGACCTCAGTCTCTGTGGCCGCGCTGACGGTCTATGACATGTGCAAGGCCGTAACGCCTGATATCGTCATCACAGATATAAAGCTAGTCCATAAAACAGGGGGGAAGACAGATTTTCATCACAAAGAATTCAAGAAACCATAA
- the mocs1 gene encoding molybdenum cofactor biosynthesis protein 1 isoform X3: MANCMNRSFAVLNRHPSFRRFRRVFAQSGGIGSGGGGFRTYSSANHSKNEAQESTLTSPNFSAQLSSPRKATRTTAHGAQPGPEDRLTGDHVLPFSAFLTDSFGRRHNYLRISLTEKCNLRCQYCMPENGVKLTPRSQLLSTSEVVTIARLFVQEGVDKIRLTGGEPLIRPDLLDIIIELRKLDGLKTIAVTTNGINLAKLLPRLKEAGLDLINISLDTLAPAKFEFITRRKGFHRVMEGIDRAVELGYSPVKVNCVVMRGFNEDELLDFVRLTEKKPLEVRFIEYMPFDGNKWNFKKMVSYQEMLDRIKQQWPNLERLQTGHANTAKMFKVPGFEGHLGFISSMSDHFCGSCNRLRITADGNLKVCLFGNSEFSLRDILRCGASDEELLQVIGAAVGRKKKEHAGMFSISQMKNRPMILIGG; the protein is encoded by the exons ATGGCGAACTGCATGAACAGGAGTTTCGCTGTTCTGAACAGACATCCCAGTTTCAGGCGGTTCCGGAGGGTCTTCGCTCAGAGCGGCGGCATtggcagcggcggcggcgggttCCGGACGTATTCCAGCGCGAACCACAGCAAGAATGAGGCGCAGGAGTCAACTTTAACCTCTCCGAACTTTTCTGCTCAACTTTCCTCCCCGAGGAAGGCGACCAGAACCACAGCCCATGGAGCGCAGCCTGGACCGGAG GACAGGCTGACAGGTGACCACGTTCTGCCCTTTTCCGCCTTTCTGACGGACAGCTTTGGCCGCAGACACAACTACCTCCGCATTTCCCTCACGGAGAAATGCAACCTTCGTT GTCAGTACTGCATGCCAGAAAATGGGGTCAAGCTCACACCACGGAGCCAGTTGCTGTCCACGTCTGAGGTGGTCACTATAGCTCGCCTCTTTGTTCAAGAGGGGGTGGACAAAATTCGCCTTACTGGAGGGGAGCCTCTGATCAGACCTGATCTTCTGGATATTATCA TTGAACTAAGGAAGCTGGATGGCCTAAAAACCATCGCTGTAACAACGAATGGAATTAATTTGGCTAAACTTTTGCCGAGACTGAAAGAAGCTGGTCTGGACCTTATTAACATCAGCCTGGACACCCTGGCCCCAGCAAAGTTTGAGTTTATCACCAGACGCAAAG gTTTCCACAGAGTGATGGAGGGCATTGACAGAGCCGTTGAACTGGGCTACTCTCCTGTCAAG GTCAACTGTGTTGTCATGCGAGGTTTCAACGAAGACGAGCTGCTAGATTTTGTCCGGCTAACAGAGAAAAAGCCACTGGAAGTGCGATTTATTGAGTACATGCCGTTTGACG GGAACAAGTGGAACTTTAAGAAGATGGTAAGTTACCAGGAGATGCTGGATCGCATAAAGCAGCAGTGGCCCAACCTGGAAAGGCTTCAAACTGGACATGCAAATACTGCCAAG ATGTTTAAAGTACCAGGCTTTGAAGGTCATTTGGGCTTCATATCCTCCATGTCTGACCATTTCTGTGGCTCCTGCAACCGTTTGCGAATCACTGCTGATGGAAACCTGAAG gtgtgtttgttcggaaACTCTGAATTCTCTCTTCGAGACATTCTGCGTTGTGGAGCATCTGACGAAGAGTTGCTGCAGGtgattggtgctgctgtgggcCGGAAGAAGAAAGAGCATGCAG GCATGTTCAGTATTTCCCAGATGAAGAACCGACCAATGATCCTTATTGGTGGGTAA
- the mocs1 gene encoding molybdenum cofactor biosynthesis protein 1 isoform X2, with the protein MPENGVKLTPRSQLLSTSEVVTIARLFVQEGVDKIRLTGGEPLIRPDLLDIIIELRKLDGLKTIAVTTNGINLAKLLPRLKEAGLDLINISLDTLAPAKFEFITRRKGFHRVMEGIDRAVELGYSPVKVNCVVMRGFNEDELLDFVRLTEKKPLEVRFIEYMPFDGNKWNFKKMVSYQEMLDRIKQQWPNLERLQTGHANTAKMFKVPGFEGHLGFISSMSDHFCGSCNRLRITADGNLKVCLFGNSEFSLRDILRCGASDEELLQVIGAAVGRKKKEHAGMFSISQMKNRPMILIATAKGLLPPAQWIEKTSLTLFHFKNDKFLLMSASPSHVCHSLRRQNLRKEAFLSLPGCTTLTHAALQICSITSGSGRSETFLRKEKPTVTNSLCSEFSNSVELGTGVIFSTYHSKTEKVETHTNNLKRCFLRKPGLPVFCTILMAANFSSTHYRVRLLHNQSSKSGTTVPFRNDRQNTHHEAETHLTHTDAQGRACMVDVGGKTPTRRTATACATVLLGPTAFRLLQDNRLVKGDALTVAQLAGIMASKQTSALIPLCHPLPLEHVSVAFELDELHNAVIVTTTCQTTSKTGVEMEALTSVSVAALTVYDMCKAVTPDIVITDIKLVHKTGGKTDFHHKEFKKP; encoded by the exons ATGCCAGAAAATGGGGTCAAGCTCACACCACGGAGCCAGTTGCTGTCCACGTCTGAGGTGGTCACTATAGCTCGCCTCTTTGTTCAAGAGGGGGTGGACAAAATTCGCCTTACTGGAGGGGAGCCTCTGATCAGACCTGATCTTCTGGATATTATCA TTGAACTAAGGAAGCTGGATGGCCTAAAAACCATCGCTGTAACAACGAATGGAATTAATTTGGCTAAACTTTTGCCGAGACTGAAAGAAGCTGGTCTGGACCTTATTAACATCAGCCTGGACACCCTGGCCCCAGCAAAGTTTGAGTTTATCACCAGACGCAAAG gTTTCCACAGAGTGATGGAGGGCATTGACAGAGCCGTTGAACTGGGCTACTCTCCTGTCAAG GTCAACTGTGTTGTCATGCGAGGTTTCAACGAAGACGAGCTGCTAGATTTTGTCCGGCTAACAGAGAAAAAGCCACTGGAAGTGCGATTTATTGAGTACATGCCGTTTGACG GGAACAAGTGGAACTTTAAGAAGATGGTAAGTTACCAGGAGATGCTGGATCGCATAAAGCAGCAGTGGCCCAACCTGGAAAGGCTTCAAACTGGACATGCAAATACTGCCAAG ATGTTTAAAGTACCAGGCTTTGAAGGTCATTTGGGCTTCATATCCTCCATGTCTGACCATTTCTGTGGCTCCTGCAACCGTTTGCGAATCACTGCTGATGGAAACCTGAAG gtgtgtttgttcggaaACTCTGAATTCTCTCTTCGAGACATTCTGCGTTGTGGAGCATCTGACGAAGAGTTGCTGCAGGtgattggtgctgctgtgggcCGGAAGAAGAAAGAGCATGCAG GCATGTTCAGTATTTCCCAGATGAAGAACCGACCAATGATCCTTATTG CAACAGCCAAAGGTTTGCTGCCACCGGCACAGTGGATCGAGAAAACTTCCCTCActcttttccattttaaaaatgacaaatttctGTTGATGTCCGCTTCCCCGTCTCATGTATGCCACTCACTCAGGAGACAGAACCTCCGTAAAGAGGCTTTTTTGTCCCTTCCAGGCTGCACTACTTTAACTCATGCAGCCCTTCAGATCTGCTCTATAACCTCTGGGAGTGGAAGATCTGAGACGTTTCTCAGGAAAGAGAAACCCACTGTGACTAACAGTCTCTGCAGTGAATTCTCAAACTCTGTAGAGCTTGGGACTGGTGTCATTTTCAGCACCTATCACTCGAAGACTGAAAAGGTAGAGACGCATACAAATAATTTGAAGCGCTGTTTTCTCAGGAAGCCAGGACTCCCTGTGTTTTGCACAATACTAATGGCTGCCAACTTCAGCTCTACACACTACAGGGTTAGACTGCTGCACAACCAAAGCTCCAAGAGTGGCACCACTGTGCCTTTTAGAAACGACCGGCAGAACACTCACCATGAGGCTGAAACCCACTTGACTCACACAGATGCTCAGGGCCGAGCTTGCATGGTGGACGTCGGGGGAAAAACACCAACACGTCGAACAGCTACAGCCTGTGCCACAGTGCTGTTGGGCCCGACGGCCTTCCGCTTACTTCAAGACAACCGGCTGGTTAAAGGAGATGCTCTGACTGTGGCACAGCTGGCAGGCATCATGGCTTCAAAGCAGACATCAGCACTTATTCCACTGTGTCACCCCCTACCTTTGGAGCATGTTTCTGTCGCTTTTGAACTCGATGAGCTTCACAATGCTGTCATCGTCACGACAACATGTCAGACAACAAGTAAGACGGGGGTGGAGATGGAGGCACTGACCTCAGTCTCTGTGGCCGCGCTGACGGTCTATGACATGTGCAAGGCCGTAACGCCTGATATCGTCATCACAGATATAAAGCTAGTCCATAAAACAGGGGGGAAGACAGATTTTCATCACAAAGAATTCAAGAAACCATAA